In one Neobacillus sp. CF12 genomic region, the following are encoded:
- a CDS encoding glycosyltransferase family 2 protein codes for MKVSVAMATYNGEKYLKQQIDSILSQLGNEDELIISDDHSSDQTPAIIKKYISEDHRVKLFMNDEKGVTSNFENAIKRTQNEIIFLSDQDDVWKPEKVKTVKDYYEKNPTIQMIMSDITVVDNQLNTTIESFYEFRGSRAGVLKNIIKNSYIGCAMSFKKELKTKILPIPRNVPMHDMWIGLVADMNKSALLIPEKLIYYRRHDATVTSVENTSSLKDKILWRFQISSLLLKSFITNR; via the coding sequence ATGAAAGTCTCTGTAGCAATGGCCACTTATAATGGAGAAAAATATCTAAAACAGCAAATCGATAGCATCCTGTCTCAATTAGGCAATGAGGATGAATTGATTATTTCTGATGACCACTCATCAGACCAAACACCTGCTATTATAAAAAAATATATCAGTGAAGACCATCGTGTGAAATTGTTTATGAATGACGAAAAAGGTGTGACCTCAAATTTTGAGAATGCCATAAAACGGACTCAAAATGAGATCATCTTTTTAAGTGATCAAGATGATGTATGGAAGCCCGAAAAAGTAAAAACGGTGAAGGATTACTACGAAAAGAATCCAACTATCCAAATGATCATGTCAGATATCACGGTCGTTGATAATCAGTTGAACACCACAATCGAGTCATTTTATGAATTTAGAGGAAGCCGTGCAGGTGTTCTAAAGAATATCATAAAAAACAGTTATATTGGATGTGCGATGTCTTTTAAAAAAGAATTAAAGACGAAAATACTCCCGATCCCTAGAAATGTACCGATGCATGATATGTGGATAGGGTTAGTTGCGGATATGAATAAATCTGCTCTGCTGATACCAGAAAAGCTAATCTACTATCGCAGACACGATGCGACGGTAACAAGTGTGGAGAATACTTCTTCGTTAAAAGATAAAATTCTCTGGAGATTTCAGATTTCATCGCTGCTTTTAAAATCATTCATTACCAATCGATAA
- a CDS encoding O-antigen translocase, which yields MNLLKTSFLSSIATVIKILTGFIVNKVLAIYVGPAGIAQIGQLQNFFSIVSNLSNFSISQGVTKYVSFYGEEEDKQIKYINAAITISFIASLITGLLIIVLHRYLSIILLKSDQYADIFIYIGIFLIFYAINSILLAAVNGFKKIRKFTLINVTQSFFGLALSILLTVKWGLSGAMYAYVFSQTLVLLISIGFLLKEDWVKKIRLRKVDRSIMKSYSNYTIMSMIHILTVPVSFIIIRNYITDTLSMEHAGYWQGLTKISDTYLMFITMSLSVYYLPRLSEIKDDLKLKKEIFDGYKLIIPILIVILLGVYFMKDFAILILYSEEFLVMKELFLFQLIGDFFKIASWLISFNMLVKEMTKHVIITELFYSITLTVLSIVFIKMFGLIGVTYAYSITYFLYFLMVAYMMRHILFLKAN from the coding sequence ATGAACTTACTTAAAACTAGTTTCCTTTCTTCGATTGCTACTGTTATTAAAATTTTAACTGGATTTATTGTAAATAAGGTACTTGCGATTTATGTTGGACCGGCGGGTATTGCACAGATTGGGCAATTGCAAAACTTTTTTTCTATTGTTTCCAACCTGAGTAACTTTTCAATCAGCCAGGGAGTTACAAAGTATGTTTCCTTCTATGGTGAGGAAGAAGATAAACAAATTAAATACATAAATGCAGCGATTACGATTTCCTTTATTGCCTCTCTCATTACAGGGCTGCTAATCATTGTACTTCATAGGTATCTTTCCATTATTTTGTTAAAATCAGACCAATATGCAGATATTTTCATTTATATTGGAATTTTTCTTATTTTTTATGCGATTAATAGTATCTTACTCGCTGCAGTGAATGGCTTTAAGAAAATAAGGAAATTCACACTTATTAATGTTACACAGAGTTTCTTTGGACTAGCCCTATCTATATTATTAACGGTTAAATGGGGACTCAGCGGTGCAATGTATGCGTATGTATTTTCTCAAACCTTAGTTCTTTTAATCTCGATCGGCTTTTTATTAAAAGAAGATTGGGTTAAAAAGATCCGATTGAGAAAAGTAGACCGTTCTATCATGAAAAGCTATTCGAATTATACGATAATGTCGATGATTCATATCTTAACGGTTCCTGTATCGTTTATTATCATAAGAAATTATATTACAGATACTTTATCTATGGAGCATGCTGGTTATTGGCAGGGACTTACAAAAATCTCTGACACGTATTTAATGTTTATTACGATGTCTCTAAGTGTATATTATTTACCTCGCTTATCGGAAATAAAAGATGATCTGAAATTAAAAAAAGAAATATTTGATGGCTATAAACTTATTATCCCTATCTTAATCGTCATCCTTTTAGGCGTTTATTTCATGAAAGACTTTGCCATTTTGATCTTGTATTCTGAGGAATTCCTAGTGATGAAGGAATTATTTTTATTTCAATTAATTGGCGACTTTTTCAAAATTGCTAGCTGGCTTATTTCATTTAATATGCTTGTTAAGGAAATGACTAAGCATGTTATTATAACGGAATTGTTTTATTCAATTACATTAACTGTACTTTCGATTGTGTTTATCAAGATGTTTGGATTAATTGGTGTCACCTATGCATATAGCATAACCTATTTCCTATACTTTTTAATGGTGGCCTATATGATGAGACATATCTTATTCTTAAAAGCAAACTAA
- a CDS encoding LCP family protein, whose amino-acid sequence MNNTRIRKKKKKKVKKWFLLTLFSFFTLLIGGGLYFFNVYNDVASAVDNMNKPISREVSEKRDEKVEVTKKDPISILMVGIDERDGDNGRTDSMLVLTVNPETNSTKILSIPRDTRTELIDPEDPDNSSKDKINHAYAYGGIEMSIATVENFLNIPIDYYVEINMEGFKDVVDAVNGIDVDNQYAFELDGITLEEGPQHLDGTETLAYARMRKQDPRGDIGRGERQREVISKIIDKGKSLSTLTNYNDILDALENNIKTNLTLSEIIDMQSSYRPAADTLEKLEVAGAGGFVGDVWYYMVEDETRQSLSDQLRQHLNLPTEIVAEVAAN is encoded by the coding sequence ATGAATAATACTAGAATTAGAAAAAAGAAGAAAAAGAAGGTTAAAAAATGGTTCTTGCTTACGCTTTTTAGCTTCTTTACCCTTCTGATTGGCGGCGGATTATATTTCTTTAATGTATATAATGATGTTGCTAGTGCTGTAGATAATATGAATAAGCCGATTTCCAGAGAGGTTTCTGAAAAACGGGATGAAAAGGTCGAGGTTACAAAGAAAGACCCGATTTCTATCTTGATGGTGGGAATTGATGAGCGTGACGGAGACAATGGCCGAACAGACTCTATGTTGGTTCTAACCGTTAATCCTGAAACAAACTCTACAAAAATACTAAGTATTCCAAGGGATACACGTACTGAATTAATCGATCCTGAAGATCCAGATAACTCATCCAAGGATAAGATTAATCACGCCTATGCATATGGCGGCATTGAGATGAGCATCGCAACCGTTGAAAACTTCTTGAATATTCCAATCGATTATTATGTTGAGATTAATATGGAAGGATTTAAGGACGTTGTGGATGCAGTAAATGGTATTGATGTAGACAACCAATATGCATTTGAATTGGATGGAATCACGTTAGAAGAAGGACCCCAGCATTTAGATGGCACGGAAACACTGGCATATGCTCGAATGAGAAAACAAGACCCACGTGGGGATATTGGACGCGGCGAACGTCAGCGTGAGGTCATTTCAAAAATCATCGACAAAGGAAAATCATTATCAACCTTAACGAATTATAATGATATCCTTGATGCGCTAGAAAATAATATTAAAACAAACCTAACGTTAAGTGAGATCATTGATATGCAGTCATCGTATAGACCAGCTGCAGATACTCTCGAAAAACTCGAAGTAGCGGGGGCAGGTGGATTCGTTGGAGATGTATGGTATTACATGGTTGAAGATGAAACGAGACAATCCTTGTCTGACCAATTACGTCAACACTTAAACCTGCCGACTGAAATCGTTGCTGAAGTTGCTGCTAATTAA
- a CDS encoding acyltransferase yields the protein MLLKGNNIEHFIASRKNNLDIIRFFAASLVLFSHAYPLTTGNNGSEPFAIMTNGEMTFGELAVAIFFVISGFLITQSFDRSKNPINYFKARSLRIFPGLIFCVLLSIFLLGPILTNLSLQDYFTNRETYDYLKTITLYWLQYDLPGLFPENIWPGAVNGSLWTLWYEFFFYIVVAILGVTRMLDKRIVLFGFILATALYFLGRGAFYTDLFRYFGAGMVFYLYRNEIKLNGWMAGLSLILLILTARNGYFEYSLSIAGTYLIFYLAFASKVSFHNFGKYGDFSYGIYIYAFPIQQIMTQAFNNQLTPLENFLLSFPVTLMFAVISWYLIEKQALKYKKTSFKTLFQKKKIYVENSINSKAN from the coding sequence GTGCTTCTAAAAGGGAATAATATTGAACACTTTATTGCTAGTAGAAAAAATAATTTAGATATTATCAGGTTTTTTGCTGCATCCTTGGTTCTGTTTTCACATGCCTACCCATTAACAACAGGTAATAATGGATCCGAGCCGTTTGCGATTATGACAAATGGTGAAATGACTTTTGGAGAACTAGCCGTAGCGATCTTTTTTGTAATCAGCGGATTTTTGATTACGCAGAGCTTTGATCGGTCTAAAAATCCAATAAATTATTTTAAAGCTAGAAGCTTGCGGATTTTTCCTGGTCTCATCTTTTGTGTACTATTGTCAATCTTCTTATTAGGTCCAATACTTACTAACCTAAGCTTACAGGATTACTTTACCAACCGTGAAACCTATGATTACTTAAAGACGATTACATTGTACTGGCTGCAATATGACTTGCCAGGTTTATTCCCAGAGAATATCTGGCCAGGAGCTGTTAATGGTTCCTTGTGGACATTATGGTATGAGTTTTTCTTTTATATTGTAGTTGCCATCCTTGGTGTAACAAGAATGCTTGATAAAAGAATTGTGTTGTTTGGATTTATATTAGCTACTGCTCTTTATTTTCTAGGCAGGGGCGCATTCTATACGGATTTATTCCGTTACTTTGGTGCTGGAATGGTCTTTTATCTTTACAGGAACGAAATAAAATTAAATGGCTGGATGGCTGGATTGTCACTAATCCTTCTAATCCTAACGGCTCGAAATGGTTACTTTGAATATTCGCTGTCTATTGCAGGGACGTATCTCATTTTTTATCTAGCATTCGCTTCAAAAGTGAGTTTCCATAACTTTGGTAAATACGGTGATTTTTCATATGGCATCTATATCTATGCGTTTCCAATTCAACAAATCATGACGCAAGCTTTTAACAATCAGTTAACACCTTTAGAAAACTTCTTATTGTCCTTCCCGGTTACACTGATGTTTGCCGTTATTTCTTGGTACTTGATTGAAAAACAAGCATTAAAATACAAAAAGACTTCATTTAAAACTTTATTTCAGAAAAAGAAAATTTACGTAGAAAATTCTATTAATTCAAAGGCTAACTGA
- a CDS encoding PA14 domain-containing protein, which translates to MSRKNLMSSIGVGIMTFMLPLGIKVYAEESVYTPELNQNPVVDTWVAEYYSNKSLKGIPFVEGGNNSAAKIANINFNWKSGSPHSSIPADGFSARFTKNVEFEEGTYEFQIRADDGSRLWVDDQLVIDSWVSTSGHLKTGRIDLSKGKHTVKVEYFEGVGLANIFVDYKKYTQLPTQTGGDVHYNWGSGSAGKGKPADEFTAIFDQTKDFSGGDYFIQTQGDDGVKVEVDGQLLINRWSNSTVLVTNRALWTGVTAGQHSVKTHYYEDGGNASIFSDVVPFDSWLAYYYPNKTLSGAPTAAKVIAPIGELKKLSENYGTGSPITGIKSDYFSARFTSAKRIPAGEYILRATADDGVRVYVDGKLVLDRWSGASVIKENAVKVKIADAAGTKAGEQDVHWIEVEYYEGAVNSQIDVSLESLQNSIQDTWVAEYYPNKTLTGNPIVEGGKESAVKLTNMNFNWKSGSPHASIPVDGFSARYTKNMEFEKGTYEFQIRADDGSRLWVDGKLVIDSWVSTSGHLKTGKVALEKGRHTVKVEYFEGKGLANLFVDYKQMIQTPPQNEEPKQQEQVTEPNQAPEQIQQPVIDHTKNVKYVSAIKLPVYRSFEELIDYGKHLVFYNPTYTRFLELGYGDTVYVLEEKLYAARIQTVDGQAGWVQKDYLENNLSEDTWLVKEARAFRSSPSQTSASIGTVPGGSSVILLDHVSIPGSAYTEWYYIQTQSGQKGWIWGANNPGGNEGYNVIKYEFNKSYSTNQVTIFTPLNTKANVTAEQINSFIDYKTGGKTTVMTNMGHAYMKAQEETGLNAIYLLAHSALETGWGTSSIVKAKYNFYGIGAIDSRPDEGAYNYDTPEGGIIAGAFFIKKNYVDRSWDIDGSFPYTSKPTIDNMRFDNSWHQYATDEAWGAKIAQNASDFYYFINR; encoded by the coding sequence TTGTCACGAAAAAATCTAATGAGCAGTATTGGCGTGGGAATCATGACATTTATGCTTCCCTTAGGTATTAAAGTATACGCGGAAGAATCTGTTTATACACCTGAACTAAATCAAAATCCAGTTGTGGATACATGGGTAGCAGAATATTATTCAAATAAGTCATTAAAGGGAATTCCGTTTGTTGAGGGCGGAAATAATTCAGCTGCCAAGATAGCGAATATCAACTTTAACTGGAAATCAGGATCCCCACATTCTTCTATCCCAGCAGATGGTTTTTCAGCAAGGTTTACTAAGAATGTGGAATTTGAGGAAGGAACCTATGAATTCCAGATTCGCGCTGATGATGGATCTCGCCTATGGGTTGATGACCAACTCGTAATTGACTCTTGGGTAAGTACTTCAGGACATCTAAAGACGGGAAGAATTGACCTTTCAAAAGGAAAGCATACGGTAAAAGTAGAGTACTTTGAAGGTGTGGGATTAGCCAACATCTTTGTAGACTATAAAAAATATACACAATTACCGACTCAGACAGGCGGAGACGTTCATTATAACTGGGGAAGTGGAAGTGCTGGTAAAGGAAAACCTGCCGATGAATTTACGGCAATTTTTGATCAAACTAAGGATTTTTCAGGCGGAGATTACTTTATCCAAACACAAGGTGATGACGGTGTTAAGGTAGAAGTGGATGGACAGCTGCTGATTAATCGCTGGAGTAATTCAACTGTTTTAGTAACAAACCGAGCTTTGTGGACAGGCGTTACAGCTGGTCAGCATTCTGTAAAAACCCATTACTACGAAGATGGTGGTAATGCCAGTATTTTCTCTGATGTGGTGCCGTTTGATTCATGGTTAGCTTATTATTATCCAAATAAAACGCTATCTGGTGCACCAACAGCTGCTAAAGTGATTGCACCAATCGGCGAGCTAAAAAAACTTTCTGAGAATTACGGAACAGGTTCTCCAATAACGGGAATAAAGAGTGATTATTTTTCAGCCCGTTTTACTTCTGCCAAGCGAATTCCGGCAGGTGAATATATTCTACGAGCAACCGCTGATGATGGTGTTCGGGTTTATGTTGACGGGAAATTGGTTTTAGACCGCTGGAGCGGAGCATCAGTCATAAAGGAAAATGCAGTAAAAGTCAAAATTGCTGATGCAGCTGGAACGAAAGCAGGAGAACAGGATGTTCACTGGATTGAAGTGGAATACTATGAGGGAGCTGTGAATAGTCAAATAGATGTTTCCCTTGAATCACTCCAAAACTCGATACAGGATACATGGGTTGCCGAATATTATCCAAACAAAACACTAACGGGAAATCCGATTGTTGAAGGTGGAAAAGAATCGGCTGTGAAGCTTACCAATATGAACTTTAACTGGAAGTCTGGTTCGCCTCATGCTTCCATACCAGTTGATGGATTCTCAGCACGATATACGAAGAATATGGAATTTGAAAAAGGAACTTATGAATTCCAAATTCGAGCGGATGACGGGTCACGACTTTGGGTAGATGGCAAGCTCGTGATTGACTCATGGGTAAGTACCTCAGGTCATCTGAAAACTGGGAAAGTCGCTCTAGAAAAAGGCCGACATACGGTAAAAGTAGAGTACTTTGAAGGTAAAGGATTAGCCAATTTATTTGTAGACTACAAACAAATGATTCAAACCCCTCCTCAGAATGAGGAACCGAAACAACAAGAGCAAGTAACAGAACCAAATCAAGCACCAGAGCAAATTCAACAACCTGTAATCGATCATACAAAAAACGTAAAATATGTATCGGCAATAAAATTGCCAGTCTATCGTAGTTTTGAGGAATTAATTGATTATGGAAAGCATCTCGTATTCTATAATCCAACATATACGAGATTCCTAGAATTAGGCTATGGTGACACCGTATATGTATTAGAAGAGAAACTTTATGCTGCAAGAATACAAACAGTTGATGGACAAGCAGGCTGGGTACAAAAGGATTATCTTGAGAACAACTTAAGTGAAGATACATGGCTGGTTAAAGAGGCTAGAGCATTTAGAAGCAGTCCTTCACAAACAAGCGCTAGTATTGGAACTGTTCCAGGCGGTTCTAGTGTGATCTTGTTGGATCATGTTTCAATACCTGGTTCAGCTTATACAGAATGGTATTATATCCAAACCCAATCAGGTCAAAAAGGTTGGATCTGGGGGGCTAATAACCCTGGTGGAAACGAAGGCTATAACGTAATTAAGTACGAATTTAATAAATCATACTCTACAAACCAAGTAACCATTTTTACGCCGTTAAATACGAAGGCAAATGTTACAGCTGAACAGATTAATAGTTTTATAGATTATAAGACTGGCGGGAAAACAACGGTTATGACGAATATGGGGCATGCTTATATGAAAGCACAGGAAGAAACGGGACTTAATGCGATTTATTTACTTGCACATTCTGCATTAGAAACAGGATGGGGTACCTCCTCAATTGTAAAAGCAAAATACAACTTTTACGGTATCGGTGCAATCGATTCGAGACCAGATGAGGGAGCCTATAATTATGATACCCCTGAAGGTGGAATTATTGCAGGAGCCTTCTTTATTAAAAAGAATTATGTTGATCGTTCATGGGATATTGATGGTTCCTTCCCGTATACGAGCAAACCTACCATTGATAATATGAGGTTTGACAATAGCTGGCACCAGTATGCGACAGACGAAGCCTGGGGAGCAAAAATTGCTCAAAACGCGTCCGATTTTTATTACTTTATTAACAGATAA
- a CDS encoding lipopolysaccharide biosynthesis protein, which translates to MNDQLKNKKILFLCPLFFNYHKKLIRAMESMGAHVDYFDERPSNTFLSKALLRINRNFVTVQINKHYDEITSKIKDKKYDFVFICQAEATPKSFLKDVRKLNPNARLVLMLWDSVANKVNTLEKLDLFDEVFSFDKKDCDQFGLTFRPLFFDKEYEELAKEKPELIYDLFFVGTVHSDRYLILNEVRQQFEKNNLNVFYFLYIPSKIMYYQRKLTTSELKGSEITDFSFVGMPSEQLTAKLKQSKAVVDIQHPKQTGLTMRTIEMLGANKKIITTNTDIQHYDFYHPNNICIVDRNNVVVPTEFMTTPYVPVEDQVKERYSINYFVLDVLGLTEKKAHDFYAEKSGGGKQ; encoded by the coding sequence ATGAATGATCAGCTAAAAAATAAAAAGATTTTGTTTTTATGTCCTTTATTTTTTAATTACCACAAAAAATTAATACGTGCGATGGAATCAATGGGGGCTCATGTGGATTACTTTGATGAGCGCCCATCCAACACGTTTCTTTCTAAAGCATTATTACGAATTAATCGAAATTTCGTTACCGTACAAATTAACAAGCATTATGACGAAATTACTTCAAAAATCAAAGATAAGAAATATGATTTCGTGTTTATCTGCCAAGCAGAAGCAACACCCAAGTCATTTTTAAAAGATGTTAGGAAATTGAACCCTAATGCGAGATTAGTTCTTATGCTCTGGGATTCCGTTGCGAATAAAGTCAACACACTTGAAAAATTAGACTTATTTGATGAAGTCTTTTCATTTGATAAAAAGGATTGCGACCAATTTGGTCTTACCTTTAGGCCTTTGTTTTTCGATAAGGAATATGAAGAACTTGCAAAAGAAAAACCTGAACTCATTTACGATTTGTTTTTTGTTGGTACCGTACATAGTGATCGATACTTGATTTTAAATGAAGTAAGACAACAATTTGAAAAAAATAATTTAAATGTTTTTTACTTTCTCTATATCCCAAGTAAAATTATGTATTATCAGCGAAAGCTAACAACAAGTGAATTAAAAGGCAGCGAAATCACAGATTTTTCTTTTGTTGGAATGCCTAGTGAGCAGTTAACCGCAAAATTAAAGCAATCTAAGGCTGTTGTGGATATTCAACATCCAAAACAAACCGGATTAACAATGAGAACGATTGAAATGCTAGGTGCCAATAAAAAAATCATAACAACGAATACAGATATCCAGCATTATGATTTTTACCATCCCAATAATATTTGTATTGTTGATCGCAACAATGTAGTGGTCCCAACGGAGTTTATGACAACCCCATATGTACCAGTGGAGGATCAAGTAAAGGAAAGATACTCGATAAACTACTTTGTACTGGATGTATTAGGGTTAACAGAGAAAAAAGCTCATGATTTTTATGCAGAAAAAAGTGGTGGTGGAAAACAATGA
- a CDS encoding glycosyltransferase family 4 protein produces the protein MREIKVLFATRNDALSHRGGDTVQMLKTKEFLEKNFPIKIHIALNETDFVEHRDADLVHIFNIQTIDETLKYVDLCEKFNKKFTFSTIYWDLSHYIYNTFLINTFNYMNINKSSYQYKDFVMNLKKFAGLILNKGDQYGSKNYVQKRRKVLEKADILLPNSNEELEILEKEFGLKGLMEKTIVVPNAVDLKASTNTKLSLEWLNKLENIVLEVGRIEPTKNQAGVVKALENHPEIPIVFVGRVHNEKYAEYVRKLANKRGNVHFINQIDHEEIFALYRKAAVHALPSFRESPGLSSLEALFSGCNIVASSVEYCPVQYYKFDQYGEVCNPYDPESIKTAILTALKKDRVKLPENYFEDYSYQRAAELTYKAYEKLMN, from the coding sequence ATGAGAGAGATAAAGGTTTTGTTTGCTACTCGAAATGATGCACTGAGTCATCGAGGCGGCGACACGGTACAAATGCTAAAAACAAAGGAGTTCTTAGAAAAGAACTTTCCTATCAAGATTCATATCGCATTAAATGAAACCGATTTTGTTGAGCATAGAGATGCAGATTTGGTTCATATCTTTAATATCCAAACCATAGATGAAACATTAAAATATGTAGACTTATGTGAAAAATTCAATAAAAAGTTCACCTTTTCCACAATCTATTGGGATTTATCGCATTATATCTATAATACGTTTTTAATCAATACCTTCAATTACATGAATATAAACAAAAGCAGCTATCAATATAAAGATTTTGTGATGAATTTAAAAAAGTTTGCTGGGTTGATATTAAACAAAGGTGATCAATATGGAAGTAAAAACTATGTGCAAAAGAGAAGAAAGGTTCTTGAAAAAGCAGATATTTTATTACCTAATTCTAATGAAGAACTTGAGATATTGGAAAAAGAGTTCGGTCTCAAAGGGTTAATGGAAAAAACCATTGTTGTGCCTAATGCTGTTGACTTAAAAGCTTCAACAAATACGAAATTGTCCCTAGAGTGGCTGAACAAATTAGAAAATATTGTACTAGAAGTTGGCAGAATCGAACCTACAAAAAATCAAGCTGGTGTGGTAAAGGCGCTAGAAAATCACCCCGAAATTCCAATTGTTTTTGTGGGTAGAGTCCATAATGAAAAATACGCTGAATATGTAAGGAAGTTGGCTAATAAAAGAGGGAATGTCCATTTTATTAATCAAATTGATCATGAAGAAATCTTTGCCCTTTATCGAAAAGCGGCTGTACATGCCTTGCCATCATTCAGGGAGTCGCCAGGACTATCAAGTTTAGAAGCGCTTTTCTCAGGATGTAATATTGTTGCTTCCTCTGTGGAATATTGTCCGGTCCAATATTATAAGTTTGACCAGTATGGCGAGGTTTGCAATCCGTATGATCCAGAGTCCATCAAAACTGCTATTCTTACTGCACTCAAGAAGGACCGAGTAAAACTGCCGGAAAACTATTTCGAAGACTATTCTTATCAACGTGCAGCAGAACTCACCTATAAAGCATATGAAAAATTAATGAACTAA
- a CDS encoding SDR family NAD(P)-dependent oxidoreductase: MLKNVLITGGAGFIGSSLALKLLDKGYEVTVLDNLSPQIHGEDGTSSELFLKIRDKVTFIKGDVVNSDDWRKALKGIDVVVHLAAETGTGQSMYEINKYIDVNVKGTSNLLDILTNEEHQVKKIVVAASRAIYGEGMYHCSEHGTVFPVERTEADMSKGDFEVKCPICNTDVEVMATTEETKIHPTSVYGITKQVQEQMCMVVGKSLNIPVVGYRYQNVYGPGQSLKNPYTGILSIFSTIIKNNNNINIFEDGLESRDFVFIDDIVDATILGIEKEEANFESFNVGTGVPTTVIEVANVLKEKYQSNTEIQISGNFRLGDIRHNFADLTKINEKLGFTPKVSFEEGISKFVDWVNQQEVVEDRYQKSIEEMKKKGLYK; encoded by the coding sequence ATGCTAAAAAATGTATTAATTACTGGCGGAGCAGGATTCATCGGAAGCAGCTTAGCCTTAAAATTATTGGATAAAGGATATGAAGTAACCGTCCTTGATAATTTATCTCCGCAAATTCATGGAGAAGATGGCACATCGTCAGAATTATTCTTAAAAATTAGAGATAAAGTGACCTTTATTAAAGGTGATGTTGTGAATAGCGATGACTGGAGAAAGGCCTTGAAGGGGATTGACGTAGTTGTTCATTTAGCTGCAGAAACAGGAACTGGTCAATCGATGTATGAAATCAACAAATATATAGATGTAAATGTTAAGGGAACTTCAAATTTATTGGATATTCTTACAAATGAAGAACATCAAGTGAAAAAAATCGTTGTAGCAGCTTCAAGAGCGATCTATGGGGAAGGAATGTATCACTGTTCAGAGCATGGAACGGTTTTCCCTGTTGAAAGAACTGAGGCTGATATGAGTAAAGGCGATTTTGAAGTTAAATGCCCGATCTGTAACACCGACGTAGAAGTAATGGCTACGACAGAAGAAACCAAAATCCATCCAACATCTGTTTATGGAATTACCAAACAAGTTCAGGAACAAATGTGTATGGTGGTTGGTAAGTCCTTGAACATCCCTGTTGTAGGCTACCGTTATCAAAATGTTTACGGTCCTGGTCAATCGTTGAAAAACCCTTATACAGGAATTCTGTCTATTTTCTCAACCATTATCAAAAATAACAATAATATTAACATCTTTGAAGATGGGTTAGAATCTAGAGACTTTGTTTTTATTGACGATATCGTAGATGCAACTATCCTCGGGATTGAAAAGGAAGAAGCAAACTTTGAAAGCTTTAATGTAGGGACAGGTGTTCCTACCACTGTTATTGAAGTCGCAAATGTCCTGAAGGAAAAATATCAGTCTAATACTGAAATTCAAATAAGCGGTAATTTCCGATTAGGTGATATCAGACATAACTTTGCAGATCTGACTAAAATCAATGAGAAATTAGGATTTACACCAAAGGTAAGCTTTGAAGAAGGTATTAGTAAATTTGTTGATTGGGTAAACCAACAAGAAGTTGTTGAAGACCGTTATCAAAAATCAATCGAAGAGATGAAGAAAAAAGGATTATACAAGTAA